Genomic window (Arachis hypogaea cultivar Tifrunner chromosome 13, arahy.Tifrunner.gnm2.J5K5, whole genome shotgun sequence):
AGACGAAGAACAGTCATGGCAGATTTTGTAATCTTACGGGATTCCACAGCTTATAACATTATCTTGGGGAGGAAAACTATCAACGACCTGGGGGCTGCCATTAGTACGAAGCTGCTCGTGATGAAGTTTATTGCTGATGACGGATCCGTAAGATCTATCAGATGAGACTTGGAAACGGCGGTTGCCTGCGACCACGCCAGCCTCTCTCTCAGGAAAAAGTCCAAAGAAGCTTCAGGAGTTTTCCTCGCCGACCTGGACACCAGGATAGAAGATAAGCCCAGACCTGAGCCAGAAGGGGATTTGGAAAAATTCAGGGTCGGTGATGGGGACGAGAAATTCACGTTCATAAACAGAAACCTTCCCCATGAATTAAAGGAGCCTCTGATGGAGATGATCAGAGCCAATGCCGACCACTTCGCCTGGACGCCagccgacatgccagggatagacccccAGCTCATGTCACAACCATCTGGCCGTCAAACAAGAAGCCAAGCCAGTGgcccagaggaagagaaagatGTCACAGGAGCgggcagaggaggtggccaggcaggcGGCCAGCCTCCTTAAAGCAGGGTTCATCCGGGAATTGGACTACTCAACCTGGCTGTCGAACGTAGCTTTGGTGAAGAAACACAATGGGAGGTGGAGAATGTGTGTAGACTACTCTGACCtcaataaggcatgtcctaaggactgCTACCCCCTACCCAACATTGACGCACTCGTCGACGCAGCGGCGGGATACCGGTacctgagcttcatggatgcctattctgggtataaccagataccgatgcaccgacccgacgaggaaaaaacggcgttcataacgccaggagggacctattgctacaaagtaatgccatttggtctgaAAAATGCTGGCGCCACATACCAGAGATTGATGAACAAAATATTCAGTGAGCTTATAGGCAAGAcagtggaagtctacgtggacgacatcctcGCAAAAACCACACGGCCAGACGATCTCCTGAGCGACCTGGGAGGCGTATTTGCGTCCCTCCGGCAACACGGCATGAAGCTTAACCCGCTCAAATGCGCCTTTGCCATGGAGGCAGGAaagttcctgggattcatgatCACCCAAAGAGGAGTGGAAGCCAACCCCTAGAAATGCCAAGCGATcctccagatgaagagcccgggttgtATCAAAGATGTCCAACGATTGGCGGGGAGACTAACGGCATTATCCCGTTTCCTAGGTGCATCGGCAGCAAAAGCCCTGcccttcttcaacctgatgaaaaagggaatagcattcGAATGGACCCCGGCGTGCGAGgaggcattcaaccacttcaaggagATTCTAGCAGCACCTCCGGTGCTCGGAAAACCCAAGGCCGGAGAATCATTATACCTCTACCTGGCAGTAACAGAGGAAGCGCTTGCAGCGGTGCTCGTAAGAGAAGAAGGGAAAGCTCAGTAGCCGGTCTACTTCGTGAGTAGGGCTCTACAAGGAGCCGAGCTGAGGTACAACAAACTGGAAAAGCTGGCTTTGACACTCCTAACTTCCTCCCGAAGGTTAAGACAATACTTCCAGGGTCACCGTATAGTCGTGAGAACGGACCAGGCAATCCGCCAAGTACTACAAAAACCTGATTTGGCTggtaggatgatgacctgggccatcgaaCTCTCCCAATACGACTTGCAATATGAGCCCCGGCACGCAATCAAAGCCCAGGCAATGGCTGACTTCTTGGTGGAGGTAACGGGTGATCCCTCCGAGGAAAAAGGCACACGGTAGAGGCTCCACGTGgacggggcctccaaccaaacgtccgggGGAGCAGAGGTCATCTTAGAGAGCCCGGCAGGAGTCATCTACGAGCAATCGACCAAGTTCGAGTTCCCTGTGtcgaacaatcaagcggaatatgaagctctcTTAAGCGAACTAATACTAGCACGTGAAGTCGGGGCAACGAAGGTCGAGGTATGCAGCGACTCACAGGTCGTCACCTCCCAAGTaaacggaagctaccaagcccgggACCCCCTCCTGCAAAAATACCTGGAAAAGGTTAAAGAAATGACAAGTCAGTTCCAAGAGGTCACGTTCCAACACGTcccaagagaaaggaacacacgggcggaCCTCTTGTCCAAACTAGCGAGCACGAAGCCGGGAGCAGGTAACCGGTCTCTCATCCAGGGCATGGTGAAGGAGCCAACGGTCGCTCTCCATCTGACGGAGTCAAGCCCCTCGTGGTTGGACCCCATCATAAACTTCCTGGAACTCGGCAAGTTACCTGACGATGAGAAAGCAGCCAAAACTTTGAGAAGAGAGGCGGCCAGATATGCGATCATACAAGGACAACTGttcaaaaagggactcagccagcCCCTATTGAAATGTTtacaccccgaccagacggactatgtACTTAGAGAAGTCCACGAGGGGTGTTGCGGgcaccacatcgggggcaaagccctagcgagGAAGCTCATCCGAGCCGGGTACTATTGGCCGACAATGATGAAAGACTCAAAGGAATTTGTCAAAAAGTGCATaaagtgtcaacaaaacgccaacttTCACAAGGCACCGGCCTCCGAACTGAGTTCACTGACGACCACTCGACCTTTCGGTCAATGGGGAGTTGACCTCCTGGGACCTTTCCCAGTCGGcccgggacaagtcaaatacctcattgtcGCTATTGATTACTacaccaaatgggtagaggctgaaCCACTGGCCACAATATCGTCCTCCAACTgccggaagttcatgtggaggcaggtgataacccgtttcggtATCCCAGAGGTCGTCATCTCGGATAATGGGACACAGTTCACGGACAAGaagttcacggaattcctctctggCCTGGGGATAAAACAGAGGTTCTCCTCAGTAGAGCATCCCCAAACGAATGGGCAAGTAGAAGCCGCAAACAAAGTCATCCTACTTGGCTTAAAGAAGCGCCTAGACAACAAGAAAGGAGCATGGGCCGACGAGCTCGCTTCTGTCCTATGGTCCTACCGAACAACCGAGCAAAGCGCCACGGGGGAAACCCCTTTCCGCCTAACATACGGGGGTCGACGCGGTGATACCCGTCGAAATCGGTGAGCCAAGCCCCCAGCTACTGCTCGCAGGTATGGACGAAGCGGTGGAAAAGGACCTGGTGGAGGAGACAAGGGAGATGGCTCACTTATCAGAAACGGCGTTAAAACAAAGAATAGCCCTGCGTTACAACACTAAAGTCCTCAGAAGAGATTTCGAGGAAAGAGACCTCGTCCTACGACGCAACGACGTCGGCATGCCGACCCCGGGAGAAGGGAAGCTGGCAGCAAATTGGGAAAGTCCCTACAGGATTAAAGAGGTGCTCGGAAAAGGTGCCTACAAGCTCGAAAGGCTCGACGGCAAGAAAATACCTAGAACATGGAATGCGGGTAACCTAAGAAGGTTCTACTCATGACCAGACGACTCACCGACCTGAGAACCTAAACAGATAGTAAATACTTGCTCTGTTCGCATGATAATTTACCTTTTTGTTTTATCAAATACTCGCCGTATTGATTAATTTGCCTAGCTAACGATTAACTCATACTTATCAAAAATTTTCGTACTTGTCTACTACTTCCCTACGTGTGTCGCGCACGAGCGCACCTTAAAACGGCagaccgggactgatcaccccggggcCATCTTCCTTACGGCCGAAGCCAATGACGGCGACAACACGACCATGGCGGTCCAAGCCATAACAAACATAAAACGGGAAAACGGGCATGAGCCCACCCCCGAGAAAAATAACGGCAACAAATATAGTAAACGGCAACCCGGCCAAACGACCGAATAAGCATAAGTTATAAAGTGTCAAAACAAAAAACGAGCAATAAGTTGTTCAGTAAATGCATGACAAAATATCCCAAGTTACAAGATCTCACTTCCTCGGCATGTCAACAATCTTTCCGTCCTGGATAGTCTTGAAAACGCCAATTGCCGACGTGTCGAAATCAGGAGCTGCGATCTTTAGCTGAGCCTTTAGGGCATCTTCGGTCATGGAGATCGCGTTCTTTCCCTGCTCCTTGGTCACTTTGAGCTTCTTCTTAAGCTCTGTGGCTTCAGCTTTAGCGGTTTTTGCCTCTGAGACGGCTTGTTCCCGCTctttccccacagacggcgccaatgttcggtaggtcgaTTACCGGACGGTTCGAATTGCGATTCGGGATGTTGGTAGGGATTCGTCAGGTCGTGAACTGTCGATCGAAGGATGCGAGGTCCCGATGTCCCGTGCTCCTCGTGGagaggggggtgtcacctgcaaagacactccgacgctcttgtcagtaaTGTGCAAGCGGAAAAGGTAGTGTGATgtgtgacgtacctcgggggaaaagccagtcttccccttatatacatgtcagtggtGGGCCCCCCATGGGGACAGGCCCATATCCTAAAGGATAATGTCCCATAGCTGTGTGCGAGCCGtacaggacgcgtgtccgggtcggttacAGGATACGTGGCCGGACCGGGTGGAACTCGGGTCGGATCGACCCGCAGGGatcttgggccaggccgtaacaaatACTTTGTCATCAGCATGGCAATTGGCATAGGttatatattattagaaaaattttaaatatatcagGAATATTAATGTTTTAATAGTTTTAATCATTAATATcaatcataaaataaatatatagttaaaattaataactaaaattattaaaatattagtattcgtgaaataataaaaaaaatttatatgtaatatctcaaattaatttttaaaagaatttaattttcaatgaattttaataactaaattaatcctcaaatttaatgttaaacttattaattctcacatcaaatttttgcgtaaaaaattagataaatcaatttatataattttttaataataaatatcataatttataaaatataaaaaaatttaaaatctttatattagttttttatataaacaaataatatgacgtgaaaattaatttatttaataaaataaaagttttaatattaatttagtaattaaaatttgtcaaGTACGGAGTTTCGCACTAAAAAAATTTTAGGCAGAGGTTTGGAATAGTATATTGCTCACTTCCTATAGTATATCTGCTTCTTCGGTAGAGTGAAGTTACCAGCTTAACATGTTATTAGATTCCAACTGAAATGCTTCGCACTCAACATTTGATTCATAGTCTCTGTAACATTCTACTCTTTGAAAGGAGTGTCAGGTTTCTTAGCACTACCATTTCCACTTCTTCTTCTATACTAAATTTCTGCACAAAACCacagcaccttcaacaaatccaTGCGAGGTTCTTCCTCCATGGGCTCCACCAAAACTCACCTCTTTCCTCCAAACTCATTGACTGCTATGCCAACTTTGGCCTCATAAATTTCTCTCTGAAAATCTTCCATTTCGCCAAAAATCCGGATTCTGTTCTTTATGGCGCAGTCTTGAGGAACTTGTCCCAGTTTAGTGGACATGAAAAAACTCTCCTTATTTACAAGGAAATGGTTGAGAAATCAATATGCCCAGATGAAGAGAGTTTCTTGTTTGTGTTGAGATCTTGTTTTTCTCTGTCACATGAACAAGGGAGGATGGTTCATGGGCAAATAGTGAAACTGGGTTTGGATTCATTTGACTTGGTGTGCAACACTTTGATTGAGTTGTATGATGATATGGGTGACCATGAACCAGTTGAAAGAAACTATCTAGTTGAATTGAACTATTGGAACAAGTTAATTTCTGAGGCTTCTGAAAGTGGGAAATTGGATGAAAGCTTTAAACTTTTTAGCAAGATGATAAAAGAGAATATTCAGCCTAATTCTTTTACTGTGATTAATTTGTTAAGGTTAGCCGTTAATTTGAACTCATTGAAGATTGGACAAGCCCTCCATTCTCTAGTTGTGAGAAATTTGTGTGAAGAATTGTCTGTGAATACTGCAATGTTGTTAATGTATGTCAAGTTAGGTAGTTTAGAAGATGCAGAGTTGTTGTTCGATAAAATGCCGGAGAAGGATCTTGTAGTCTGGAATGTAATGATTTCAGCATATGCAGGAAATGGGTACCCTAAGGAATCCTTGGAACTCTTATATTGTATGGTTAGATTGAAGGTTAGACCTGACTTGTTTACAGCAATCCCAGCAATTTCTTCGATCACACAATTGAAGAATTTCGAGTGTGGAAGGCAAATACATGCTCATGTGATAAGAAATGGTTCAGATTATCAGGTTTCGGTTCAGAATTCTCTTATTGACATGTATTCTGCATGCGACAACTTGAGTTCATCCCGGAAGATTTTTGACAATATGATGGACAGGACAGTTGTATCATGGAGTGCACTGATCAAAGGATATGTAATGCATGACCAGTGTCTTGAGGCTTTATCGCTCTTCTTAAAGATGAAGTTGAGTGGTACAAGAGTTGATTTCATTATAGTCATTAACATCTTGCCAGCTTTTGCAAAAATGGGGGTATTGCATTATGTAAGATACTTACATGGATACTCATTGAAAGCCAGCATTGATTCACTCAAATCCGTTAAGACTTCGTTTCTTAGTAGCTATGCGAAATGCGGCTGCATAGTGATGGCCAGAAAGCTATTTGATGAAGAGAAAAGCAGCCATAAGGATCTAATTGCGTGGAACTCTATGATCAATGCGTATTCTAAACATGGAGAGTGGTTTCGATGTTTTCAGTTGTACAACCAAATGAAACTGTCTAATATTATTCCAGACAAAGTAACATTTCTTGGCCTGCTCACAGCTTGTGTCAATTCAGGCCTTGTTGATAAAGGCAAGGAGATTTTCAGAGAGATGGTGGAAATATACGGTTACCAACCTAGCCAGGAACACCATGCCTGCATGGTTGACCTACTAGGACGTGCCGGACAAATTGACAAAGCCAGTGAAATTATAGATGCTATTCCCTTTAAGCCTGATGCCAGGGTTTATGGCCCGCTTTTGAGTGCCTGTAAGTTACACTCAGAGACCCATTTTGCCGAAGTTGCTGCTCAGAAGCTTATAAATATTGAACCTAAAAATGCAGGCAACTATGTGTTGCTCTCAAATATATATGCTGCAGCAGGAAAGTGGGAAAAAGTTGCCGAAATGAGGAGTTTTCTTAGAGATAGAGGGCTAAAGAAGACACCTGGTTGTAGCTGGCTAGAATTACACGGTCAGGTACATGAGTTTCGTGTCGCAGATCAATCACATTCAAGATCGGAAGATATATATTCAGTATTAAGAATACTGGAGTTAGAAACAGGAAATATGGAGGATGATGATCttgaactctttgaattgcatACAAATCAGCTCATGCACTATTAACACATGAAATCTGATGTGTCGGATTCATCTCACACTGTTTTTAAGTAAATAAGAGTTGAAAATTATAAATTGAAAACTTTTACATATCATCACAAGCATCTACTATCCAACAAAAGCATCCACCAAAAAAGAAATATACCATCCAACATAATGTTCATGATTTTGTCTTGCTTTTTCCTCATCGGAGCAGTCCCCGACCCGGCTACCCAGGTCTGGGCCTTCCTCGCGGCCCAAACCGGTTCGATAATCCCTAACCAACATTCAAAATCAAATATCCCTCTTATCTTAAactaataagataagataacaagcTCCAGATATAAAAGGAGGGGTCAAGGACTCCCTCAGGTACAACACTCATTTCTAACTCCTCACcctatacctctcagatccattttgacttgagcgtcggagtgtatTTGCAAGTACTACCCCCTATCACTCCGCAAGTCCTATCACTGCCTTGACCAGTGAATCTCCGATCCACCTTACAACCCGTATCAGCAACTTTGTATACACCTTGGTAAACACATATTTTAGTagaatttttatttctattttctggttGTATTTATAGCATCACAAACAATGAATGAATATAATTTCCCTGTGCTTTTTGTATCGATAACCACAGAAGCTAGTATAAATTGCTCCTCTGGGATTTGTATTGGTGCCTCTTCTTGAGGCTCTTTTACAAAGTATTGAATTGTTAATGGCTGCTTCTAATAAAGGAAGCAGTTTAGGATTTATTGCAATAGAGAATGCATTTTACATCAGCTGAAGCAAATGATGGCTAACAAACAGCAGTAAATGACGGAACGGACtgaaaaaaagagaagatttgTTTGCTTTGAGGAAGGAGATTTGGTGTTTGTGTAGTTACAGCCATGAATTAACTCGCAAAGATTTGACTGCGTTGAAATGCATGTTTTTCTGTTTTGTATGCTAAGCAGACACTGCCATTGAGGACTCTGGTCTATGAAGAGAACCACCTGTGCACAAAGCAGGGGACTCTGCTTGCACCACTTCAAGAAGTACaagtgtatttttgtaattaCTTTCCTAACTTTAGTCTAATCATATCTTCATTATCTTTTTAATTCTGATTTTTTAGTACAAAATCAAGTCATCCTGTCCAATTAGTCAATGACAACAAATTGTAAGGTAGAAGCCAACATAGGGACCAACAAGGGAGAGGTGTCATAACTCTTGCAACTTATAACTCATCTCTTCCATTGCTGAAACAATCTTGTACTAGAGAGTCAAAAATAGTTAGTTAAAGTGAAACACGGTATAAAAAgagtcaaaaaaaattttttgaattcagAGTTCTAATATGTTTCTTAATCATCACTTGATATAACTCATATTTAATAGGTtaaaaaattctctctctctctcttatattgTTAACTTCttctataataaattttttacattatCTAATACATGAAATGTCACATCCTTACATTTatcttaaaagttaaaagttaaaagtaaattatattagtattttttaataaaattaaaataaaaagataaaaagctaCTGAAAAGAATAATATTAAGTTTGAGTTAtactacgtgtacactaaaatcagccaccaaagtttgccatcagtataaaatatatgctagaatataaatacacattgaaaataaattaaactacacatgtatttattatacacaaatacattggtggttgattttgatgtacaaatattatttttgattaaattttatgttcttttgtaccAGAATATTACAATTTATCAGattattatattatctttgtactacagaacaaaaaataaaattctatatcTTCTTGTTGTtacttattttactttatttttattacaatttattatattattatattatttttgtacgATATAACAAAAAGTGAAATTCTATATCTTCTTGTTGTtacttattttactttattttggcTATCTAAATTAGCCTGTATAATATTGTGAAGGTtgaaattgttaaaaaatatataacaaaaaatttagatatttattgtGTTATcaagttatttaaaaaaactaattcaTAGATGTTATTATCCTACCATATCTTTAATGTTATATGTCAatctaatatttaataaaaaaataatattaaccaaCATAGAactgattaaaaatttaaaaaataattaacaaaatattcatAAGAGTTTTTTTCACTTTACTATTGATagatacatattttttttttgcatcttTTATATGCCAATCAAATAATCAATACTACATGccaaacaaataatatttaattaatcaatttttttgaaatataaattatttattttaatttaattataaacaaatttgCATGTACTTAAATGTCAGAACTCTACATCGTTAATAGTTTAGGAAATAAACatattaatattttaacaaaTCATTGGTAgttgcaaatttttttttgcatCTTTTTTATGTCAatcaaataagaatttaattttgatgtcctattagtgtaaaatagttttacacgtgcatctaatcaccatcaaaattaaactcatcaaATCATCAGGGCTATATGCCAAATAAATAATATTGTGGAAtacaaaattactaattttttgttgtataatttatttaatttaatttaataataaatatttatatactcaaattttaattacaatactttacataatcaataatttagaaaattaaaaaaatatcattaaatacaaagcagtttaaaaaaattgagatttaactAAAAGGTAAATATTGATGcactcaaaatttaaaaaaataatctacataatcaataatttaaaaaattttaaaaataattttatcttgtacaaaacagtttaaaaaataaaaaagaattaacaaaataatttatgagAGTTCTTCGATTCATTATTGATAGGTATAtacatgtaaaaaaattaaaaaacaaatatcaaataaaaaaaataataattttttaaaattaaattgatgagaGAAAACTTTGGATGCAAAAGatagattaaaaatatataagaattaaTACAGTTTGGTAAGTAAactgaagagaaagaaaaatgaaggTGAAATTTATGCGTGAAATTAATAACTGCAGTAAAACGGTATAAAATTTGCAATTGTAGTTAATGGAAGCGAGGAAAAGATGGAGGCGATACCATCACGATGTTGAAGGAAGGAGAATGATGGCAATAGTGATAATAGCGAGAGGAGAAGCACTTAAAATTGATTAATGAGATCAAACTATTGGTATAAAGTACCCATATAAAGAATATACCTAAAATAAAACGATAAGATCGatacaaaattatttatcatcCCTAATTATTTTTTTCCCATTATCTAGTtcagaaaatcacaaaaactcatccAAATAATTGTTACATACAGAAAAGTACATTCAGAAATGTAAagagaaataagaaaaatgaaaaacagataaaattaataaaaaggatAAATTATTCGaataaagaattgaagaagagtTTACGGTTCCTACAACTATTAGTGAAATACAGAATAAAAATGAGATAGAAGAACATGTGTTGCTGTTAACAGTGGaagttcttttatttaaataactcCGTATcgacattatatattgttatagatttcCATTTTCCTGTTCTAATTGCAGTCAATCGGGTTACTCCTGTGTTTGTGGTACCTCCACTTGTGTTTGACATTGGAGTTGGAATTGTGTTTGTGGTACCTCCACTTGTGTTTGACATTGGAGTTGGAATTGAAGTTGTATCAGTTGACATGGCAACTTGTTTTCTTGTCGAATCATCTCCCAATAAGTTGCACGTCTTCTAGTTAGGTGTTGCTGTCTTTGTTCTTCGGTCATGTTTCTGTTTTCTTCGCCTAGTAGATTCTGTCCAAGTGGTCGACGTTGACGTGATTGCTGATTTTGTGATAGCAagatgcagaaaaaaaaaaacgtttgCTAGACCAAAATTGAAAGTGAAAGAGTAATTTAATTCTCTTGGGAGTTAAGTACGACTGAAAGTGGATCAGTTTTTTATTGAAAGTGGGTCAGTTTTTAAATTGAGTATGTGCTAGCAGTTTTTTTATGAGAAGTAAATCAGTTTTAAATTATGTCGTGGGGTTGAAAATGAATTAGTTTGATAAAAATGGAGGACGTAGTAACAATTATATTGAATCAGTGTttaacaaacataaaaaaaaaaaaaggataaaataggAAGAAGAAATTGGATACCAAACTTTCATATCCCATTATACATTGATATAATccattatatgtaatttttttaaaatataaacaatagacatagaaaaataaataaaccgtGTATTGTAATTTAATTAATTGGTATAGATTTAATTAAGGAGTACACagttatatgtaatttttttaagataaacgATAGACATTAGAAATATTTAAACCGTGTattgtaatttaattaattttattataaaatatcaacaaattatgttattaacttattatttgaaataaaatgaaTCAGTTTTAAACTCTGTCATGGgtaaagttaatttttaaaaaaaaaataaaaaaaattaactacgtAGTGGGTAAAtctttttcttgaaaaaaaaagaaagagggtaAAATGGAAAGAAGAAATTGGATACCAAACTTCCATATccccattatatattggtatagatatgtaatttttttaaaatataaacaatagacatagaaaaataaataaaccgtGTATTGTAATTTAATTAATTGGTATAGATTTAATTAAGGAGTACACagttatatgtaattttttttaagataaacgATAGACATCAGAAATATTTAAACCGTGTattgtaatttaattaattttattataaaatatcaacaaattatgttattatttgaaataaaatgaaTCAGTTTTAAACTCTGTCATGGgtaaagttaatttttaaaaaaaaaataaaaaaaattaactacgtAGTGACAGTTTTTGAAGTGggtaaatctttttttttcaagaaaaaaagaaagagggtAAAATGGAAAGAAGAAATTGGATACCAAACTTCCATATccccattatatattggtatagatatcTTGTGCATGGGTGTATAACTGCAACTGATAAATTGGACGCCTTAGCAGAAACAGGTTTCCTTGTGGGATATGTTAGTTTGAGTCCTCCAGGGACCAAAAATCCTTCTCTCAATATGGAAAATATTATACTCAAGCATGGCCATCAAGAAAGCTATCAACCTTCCATTGTTTGATCCTGTCCTTTGGGATTAGTAGTTCCAGAATGACAACGTTTTACTGCAGAAAAACAACACATCAACGAAGTCATTATTTAAGAGCCAAATCGACCAATTTCATAGAATTACAGGAGTCAGTTGATGATGTTGCTACTGAAACCAAATTGTAGAACTTTTAAAAGTCGAGTTGGTAATTGGTATACAACATAGTAAACAAGTTGCAGCAGAAAGTAAGTGTCTCTAAACTTGACAAAGTCAAACCAGAGCTCCTAAGCTCCTTTCTAGCAAAAAAGAGTTGCATTGGTCTGTTTGACAGGTTATATTTATCATATCAAATCATTTGTAGGGTTAGACAACACAAAATTTGGTGCTAGTCCAAAGTCatgataatttaatcaattatagaGCAATGGTTTAAATAAAGCTTAAAATGTTGTAAAAATGAGCTACTCATTTAGTTATGTGCAGTGATTGCTTGTATGAAATGGATCCACAGGAAATAGCAGCCATCCTTAAAGCAGTTTGATGCACTATAAAGCAAAATCATACATAAAGATATAGGATCGACAAAAAGTTACAGTATTCCGTCTAAACATAAAATCCAA
Coding sequences:
- the LOC112732293 gene encoding pentatricopeptide repeat-containing protein At1g08070, chloroplastic-like; protein product: MVEKSICPDEESFLFVLRSCFSLSHEQGRMVHGQIVKLGLDSFDLVCNTLIELYDDMGDHEPVERNYLVELNYWNKLISEASESGKLDESFKLFSKMIKENIQPNSFTVINLLRLAVNLNSLKIGQALHSLVVRNLCEELSVNTAMLLMYVKLGSLEDAELLFDKMPEKDLVVWNVMISAYAGNGYPKESLELLYCMVRLKVRPDLFTAIPAISSITQLKNFECGRQIHAHVIRNGSDYQVSVQNSLIDMYSACDNLSSSRKIFDNMMDRTVVSWSALIKGYVMHDQCLEALSLFLKMKLSGTRVDFIIVINILPAFAKMGVLHYVRYLHGYSLKASIDSLKSVKTSFLSSYAKCGCIVMARKLFDEEKSSHKDLIAWNSMINAYSKHGEWFRCFQLYNQMKLSNIIPDKVTFLGLLTACVNSGLVDKGKEIFREMVEIYGYQPSQEHHACMVDLLGRAGQIDKASEIIDAIPFKPDARVYGPLLSACKLHSETHFAEVAAQKLINIEPKNAGNYVLLSNIYAAAGKWEKVAEMRSFLRDRGLKKTPGCSWLELHGQVHEFRVADQSHSRSEDIYSVLRILELETGNMEDDDLELFELHTNQLMHY